A region of Nocardioides alkalitolerans DNA encodes the following proteins:
- a CDS encoding SDR family oxidoreductase, protein MGALDLFDLTGRVAVVTGASSGLGAGFARTLAEAGATVYAAARRLDRLEELAREVPRIVPVRCDVTVAADRDALVERVVAGSGRIDVLVNNAGRPGPPAATDDTPEVFDSVLGLNLTAGFHLAVAVVGAVPEGTPLSVVNIGSVIGLVSTAPVGGASYAASKAAITGLSRELAGQWGRRGVRVNTLVPGWFDTEMTDGLFTNEASANWVRRGTMLGRGGREGEVDGALLFLASDASTYVTGQCLVVDGGWTAR, encoded by the coding sequence ATGGGTGCGCTCGACCTGTTCGACCTCACGGGCCGCGTCGCCGTCGTCACCGGCGCCTCCTCCGGGCTCGGCGCCGGCTTCGCGCGCACGCTCGCCGAGGCCGGCGCGACCGTGTACGCCGCGGCGCGACGCCTCGACCGCCTCGAGGAGCTCGCCCGGGAGGTGCCCCGCATCGTCCCCGTGCGCTGCGACGTCACGGTCGCCGCCGACCGCGACGCCCTCGTGGAGCGGGTGGTCGCCGGCTCCGGGCGCATCGACGTGCTCGTCAACAACGCGGGCCGGCCCGGCCCGCCCGCCGCGACCGACGACACGCCCGAGGTCTTCGACAGCGTGCTCGGCCTCAACCTCACCGCCGGCTTCCACCTCGCCGTCGCCGTCGTCGGCGCCGTGCCCGAGGGCACGCCCCTGTCGGTGGTCAACATCGGCTCCGTCATCGGCCTCGTCTCCACGGCCCCGGTCGGCGGAGCGAGCTACGCCGCGTCGAAGGCGGCCATCACGGGACTCTCGCGCGAGCTGGCCGGCCAGTGGGGGCGTCGTGGGGTGCGGGTCAACACCCTCGTCCCCGGCTGGTTCGATACCGAGATGACGGACGGGCTGTTCACGAACGAGGCGTCGGCCAACTGGGTGCGCCGCGGCACGATGCTCGGCCGGGGCGGCCGCGAGGGCGAGGTCGACGGGGCCCTGCTGTTCCTGGCGTCCGACGCGTCGACGTACGTCACCGGCCAGTGCCTGGTCGTCGACGGCGGGTGGACGGCGCGATGA
- a CDS encoding glucose 1-dehydrogenase — protein MSDLLLEGKVALVTGATRGLGRAIAFALAEAGATVVVSSRKLEACEETAAAITERTGRAAYPLRLHVGDWDAIGPAVDSVVADHGRIDVLVNNAGIAPLAPSLLELGEGLFDKTMEVNVKGPFRLMATAGAHMHAAGSGSIINISSIGAERPSPPEAVYAAAKNGLNALTRAFAQEYAPTVRVNCLMPGAFATDMSESWDDAFLGLVTDRLPARRLGQPEELAALVVHLASDAPGYLTGALIPVDGGRTAVY, from the coding sequence GTGAGCGACCTGCTGCTCGAGGGCAAGGTCGCCCTCGTCACCGGCGCCACCCGCGGCCTGGGGCGCGCGATCGCGTTCGCCCTGGCCGAGGCGGGCGCCACCGTGGTCGTCTCGAGCCGCAAGCTCGAGGCCTGCGAGGAGACGGCCGCCGCGATCACCGAGCGGACCGGGCGCGCGGCGTACCCCCTGCGGCTGCACGTCGGCGACTGGGACGCGATCGGCCCCGCGGTCGACTCCGTCGTCGCCGACCACGGCCGGATCGACGTGCTCGTCAACAACGCCGGGATCGCCCCGCTCGCCCCGTCGCTGCTGGAGCTGGGCGAGGGCCTCTTCGACAAGACCATGGAGGTCAACGTCAAGGGCCCGTTCCGCCTCATGGCCACCGCGGGCGCGCACATGCACGCCGCGGGCAGCGGGTCGATCATCAACATCTCGAGCATCGGCGCCGAGCGGCCGAGCCCGCCGGAGGCGGTCTACGCGGCCGCGAAGAACGGTCTCAACGCCCTCACCCGCGCGTTCGCGCAGGAGTACGCCCCGACGGTCCGCGTGAACTGCCTGATGCCGGGCGCCTTCGCGACCGACATGAGCGAGTCGTGGGACGACGCGTTCCTCGGCCTCGTCACCGACCGGCTCCCGGCCAGGCGGCTGGGCCAGCCCGAGGAGCTCGCGGCGCTCGTGGTGCACCTGGCCTCCGACGCGCCCGGCTACCTGACCGGTGCCCTCATCCCCGTCGACGGCGGCCGGACGGCGGTCTACTGA
- a CDS encoding acyl-CoA dehydrogenase family protein, protein MDFDHSPRTTALLGTVRTFMDEHVIPAEPVYDAQVAAAENPHQQPAVMLELQATARELGVWNLFMTHGDRGAGLTNLEYAPLAEELGRSMIGNEAANCSAPDTGNMEILAMYGTPEQQEQWLDPLLRCEIRSAFAMTEPDVASSDARNITSTIRRDGDEYVLNGRKWYTSGVLDPDCRLVIFMGKSDPDGPTYRQQSMVLVPADAPGIEVLRDLPMFGYRDRLGHGEVQFTDVRVPVTNMLGSEGDGFAIAQGRLGPGRMHYAMRAIGMAERALELMCRRATSRVAFGEPLAKRGVVREWIARSRMEIDQIRLLTFKAAWLMDTRGNAAARSEVAAIKVAAMETAHDVVNRAVQTFGAAGVSDDTVLSRLFAITRALQIADGPTEVHLRTMARLELERYKEEA, encoded by the coding sequence GTGGACTTCGACCACAGCCCGCGCACGACCGCCCTGCTCGGCACCGTGCGCACGTTCATGGACGAGCACGTCATCCCGGCCGAGCCGGTCTACGACGCCCAGGTGGCCGCGGCGGAGAACCCGCACCAGCAGCCCGCGGTCATGCTCGAGCTGCAGGCCACCGCGCGCGAGCTCGGCGTCTGGAACCTGTTCATGACCCACGGCGACCGCGGCGCCGGGCTGACCAACCTCGAGTACGCCCCGCTGGCCGAGGAGCTCGGTCGCTCCATGATCGGCAACGAGGCCGCCAACTGCTCGGCGCCCGACACCGGCAACATGGAGATCCTGGCCATGTACGGCACGCCCGAGCAGCAGGAGCAGTGGCTGGACCCGCTGCTGCGCTGCGAGATCCGCTCGGCCTTCGCGATGACCGAGCCGGACGTGGCGAGCTCCGACGCCCGCAACATCACCTCCACCATCCGGCGGGACGGGGACGAGTACGTCCTCAACGGCCGCAAGTGGTACACGTCCGGGGTCCTCGACCCCGACTGCCGCCTGGTGATCTTCATGGGCAAGTCCGACCCGGACGGGCCGACGTACCGGCAGCAGAGCATGGTGCTCGTGCCCGCCGACGCCCCCGGGATCGAGGTGCTGCGGGACCTGCCGATGTTCGGCTACCGCGACCGTCTCGGGCACGGCGAGGTGCAGTTCACCGACGTGCGCGTGCCCGTCACGAACATGCTCGGCAGCGAGGGCGACGGCTTCGCCATCGCCCAGGGTCGCCTCGGTCCCGGTCGCATGCACTACGCGATGCGGGCCATCGGCATGGCGGAGCGGGCCCTCGAGCTGATGTGCCGGCGGGCCACCAGCCGCGTCGCCTTCGGGGAGCCCCTGGCCAAGCGCGGCGTCGTGCGCGAGTGGATCGCGCGCAGCCGCATGGAGATCGACCAGATCCGCCTGCTCACCTTCAAGGCGGCGTGGCTGATGGACACCCGCGGCAACGCCGCGGCGCGCTCCGAGGTCGCCGCGATCAAGGTCGCCGCGATGGAGACCGCCCACGACGTCGTCAACCGCGCGGTGCAGACGTTCGGCGCGGCCGGCGTCAGCGACGACACCGTGCTGAGCCGCCTCTTCGCCATCACCCGTGCCCTCCAGATCGCCGACGGCCCGACCGAGGTGCACCTGCGCACCATGGCGCGCCTCGAGCTCGAGCGCTACAAGGAGGAGGCGTGA
- a CDS encoding phosphotransferase family protein translates to MTGTAEQHARDLGPRVAAVLRATAPGLDVGPLEVMPGGHSGLTYRLDTGEGAFVVKAVPPGQRSIGRHDMLRQARILQALADTPVAVPAVRAVDDTEPAWFAMELVEGESLEPVLDDPAVPAELAATRMRHAAAALTALHGVPIADVPDPGPVLTPADELARWVRTMGAVPPELVPRGDLLGERLAAAVPAALDPVLVHGDYRLGNLLSRGEHPVALIDWEIWSLGDPRVELGWFLVFADGSNFPGVGREVPGLPGEDELLALAGGAERPDQAWFNALGRFKMAAIMGHNLRRHREGRHHDPAQEKLPATIARLIETGLDRL, encoded by the coding sequence GTGACCGGCACGGCGGAGCAGCACGCCCGCGACCTCGGACCCCGCGTCGCCGCGGTGCTCCGCGCCACCGCGCCGGGGCTCGACGTCGGCCCGCTCGAGGTCATGCCGGGCGGCCACTCGGGCCTCACCTACCGCCTCGACACCGGCGAGGGGGCCTTCGTCGTCAAGGCCGTGCCGCCGGGCCAGCGCTCCATCGGGCGCCACGACATGCTGCGCCAGGCGCGGATCCTGCAGGCGCTCGCGGACACGCCGGTCGCCGTCCCCGCGGTGCGCGCCGTCGACGACACGGAGCCGGCGTGGTTCGCGATGGAGCTGGTCGAGGGCGAGTCGCTCGAGCCCGTGCTCGACGACCCGGCGGTGCCCGCCGAGCTCGCCGCCACCCGCATGCGCCACGCGGCGGCGGCCCTGACCGCGCTCCACGGCGTGCCGATCGCCGACGTGCCCGACCCGGGCCCGGTGCTGACGCCGGCGGACGAGCTCGCCCGCTGGGTGCGCACCATGGGCGCGGTCCCGCCGGAGCTCGTGCCCCGGGGCGACCTGCTGGGCGAGCGGCTGGCCGCCGCGGTGCCCGCGGCGCTCGACCCCGTGCTCGTGCACGGCGACTACCGGCTCGGCAACCTGCTCAGCCGTGGCGAGCACCCCGTGGCGCTCATCGACTGGGAGATCTGGAGCCTCGGCGACCCGCGCGTCGAGCTCGGCTGGTTCCTCGTCTTCGCCGACGGGAGCAACTTCCCCGGTGTGGGGCGCGAGGTCCCCGGGCTGCCCGGGGAGGACGAGCTGCTGGCGCTCGCCGGCGGCGCCGAGCGTCCCGACCAGGCGTGGTTCAACGCCCTCGGGCGCTTCAAGATGGCCGCGATCATGGGCCACAACCTGCGTCGCCACCGCGAGGGCCGGCACCACGACCCCGCCCAGGAGAAGCTCCCCGCGACCATCGCCCGGCTCATCGAGACCGGGCTCGACAGGCTCTGA
- a CDS encoding acyl-CoA dehydrogenase family protein, with protein sequence MILPDFDTFVADARAWLATVAPPRTAEAWGESSDSVAVFESWTPEEERAETDRIRAYEQARFDAGWGPLTWPAEHGGRSLPASYAVAFRRVEEEFAVPKRTEMFPVTQQLVAPTVLQWGTPEQKERYLRAMLRTDVIACQLFSETEAGSDLAAVRTRAVRTDDGGWRIDGHKVWTSGATVSDVGIAVCRTDPSAPKHRGLTVFLVPMDAPGVTVRPIRQMTGGASFNEVYLDGVVVGDEQRLGPEGQGWKVALTVLASERLDSGGLGLDNADRAVELARHRTTPLDALEVDRVADLVTRAYVQRLTGIRVAAAVVAGQDPGAEASVGKLLATDTMARTSEVARLLLGADLTVDSGRWGEHAWLEHVLGAPGYRIAGGTDEIQHNILAERVLGLPREPA encoded by the coding sequence GTGATACTGCCCGACTTCGACACCTTCGTGGCCGACGCCCGCGCCTGGCTGGCCACCGTCGCCCCGCCCCGCACCGCGGAGGCGTGGGGCGAGAGCAGCGACTCCGTCGCCGTCTTCGAGAGCTGGACCCCGGAGGAGGAGCGCGCCGAGACGGACCGCATCCGGGCCTACGAGCAGGCGCGCTTCGACGCGGGCTGGGGCCCGCTCACGTGGCCCGCGGAGCACGGCGGGCGGTCGCTCCCCGCGTCGTACGCCGTCGCGTTCCGCCGGGTCGAGGAGGAGTTCGCGGTGCCGAAGCGCACCGAGATGTTCCCCGTCACCCAGCAGCTGGTCGCGCCGACCGTGCTCCAGTGGGGCACGCCGGAGCAGAAGGAGCGCTACCTGCGCGCCATGCTCCGCACGGACGTCATCGCCTGCCAGCTCTTCTCCGAGACCGAGGCCGGTTCCGACCTCGCGGCGGTCCGCACCCGCGCGGTGCGCACCGACGACGGCGGGTGGCGCATCGACGGCCACAAGGTCTGGACGTCGGGGGCCACCGTCTCCGACGTGGGCATCGCGGTCTGCCGCACCGACCCGTCGGCCCCCAAGCACCGCGGGCTCACCGTGTTCCTCGTGCCGATGGACGCCCCCGGCGTGACCGTGCGGCCCATCCGGCAGATGACGGGCGGCGCCTCGTTCAACGAGGTCTACCTCGACGGCGTCGTCGTCGGCGACGAGCAGCGGCTCGGCCCGGAGGGGCAGGGCTGGAAGGTCGCGCTGACCGTGCTCGCCTCCGAGCGCCTCGACTCCGGCGGTCTCGGCCTGGACAACGCGGACCGTGCCGTCGAGCTGGCGCGCCACCGCACGACCCCGCTCGACGCCCTCGAGGTGGACCGCGTCGCCGACCTCGTCACGCGGGCCTACGTGCAGCGCCTGACCGGCATCCGGGTCGCGGCCGCGGTCGTCGCCGGGCAGGACCCGGGCGCCGAGGCGTCCGTCGGCAAGCTGCTCGCCACCGACACCATGGCGCGCACCTCCGAGGTGGCACGGCTGCTGCTCGGAGCCGACCTGACCGTCGACTCGGGCCGCTGGGGCGAGCACGCCTGGCTCGAGCACGTGCTCGGGGCCCCGGGCTACCGCATCGCCGGCGGCACCGACGAGATCCAGCACAACATCCTCGCCGAGCGCGTGCTCGGCCTGCCGCGGGAGCCGGCGTGA
- a CDS encoding thiolase family protein — MTVSIIGAGLSRFGRQPGVSGRALALQAVRAALTDAGIAWPDVQVAFGGSDGSGLADTLVSDLGLTGIPFTNVKNGCATGGSALVAAIDAIESGRAEIALAVGFDKHPRGAFDPRPEEWGLPAGYGEAGLMVTTQFFAIKIARYMEQHGISRQSLARVAAKAYRNGALNPNAWRREAMDEEVIASADMVNDPLTRYMFCSPGEGGAAIVVASEAAARRLGGRPVRVLAVAARTRSFGSFEVFSPAVQGTGEPSSVSADAARAAFEMAGVAPSDIDVAQLQDTESGAEIMHLAECGFCEHGEQEKWLAEGLTEIGGRLPVNTDGGCIANGEPIGASGLRQVHEIVTQLRGEAGERQVAPAPRLGFTHVYGAPGISACTVLGV; from the coding sequence ATGACCGTCTCGATTATCGGCGCGGGTCTCTCCCGCTTCGGCCGCCAGCCCGGCGTGTCCGGACGCGCGCTCGCCCTCCAGGCCGTGCGGGCCGCCCTGACCGACGCCGGCATCGCCTGGCCCGACGTGCAGGTCGCCTTCGGCGGCAGCGACGGCTCGGGCCTGGCCGACACGCTCGTCAGCGACCTCGGCCTCACCGGCATCCCCTTCACCAACGTGAAGAACGGGTGTGCCACCGGGGGCAGCGCGCTGGTGGCGGCGATCGACGCCATCGAGTCCGGTCGCGCCGAGATCGCCCTCGCCGTCGGCTTCGACAAGCACCCCCGGGGAGCGTTCGACCCGCGCCCCGAGGAGTGGGGCCTGCCCGCCGGCTACGGCGAGGCGGGGCTCATGGTCACCACCCAGTTCTTCGCGATCAAGATCGCGCGCTACATGGAGCAGCACGGCATCTCGCGGCAGTCGCTCGCGCGGGTGGCGGCGAAGGCCTACCGCAACGGTGCGCTCAACCCCAACGCGTGGCGTCGCGAAGCCATGGACGAGGAGGTCATCGCCTCCGCCGACATGGTCAACGACCCGCTGACGCGCTACATGTTCTGCTCGCCCGGCGAGGGTGGCGCCGCGATCGTGGTCGCCAGCGAGGCCGCCGCCCGTCGGCTCGGCGGACGCCCCGTCCGGGTGCTGGCCGTCGCGGCGCGCACCCGGTCCTTCGGCTCCTTCGAGGTCTTCAGCCCCGCGGTGCAGGGCACGGGCGAACCGTCGAGCGTCAGCGCCGACGCGGCCCGCGCCGCCTTCGAGATGGCGGGCGTCGCGCCGTCCGACATCGACGTGGCGCAGCTGCAGGACACCGAGAGCGGCGCCGAGATCATGCACCTCGCCGAGTGCGGCTTCTGCGAGCACGGCGAGCAGGAGAAGTGGCTCGCCGAGGGCCTCACCGAGATCGGTGGCCGGCTGCCGGTGAACACCGACGGCGGTTGCATCGCCAACGGCGAGCCGATCGGTGCCTCGGGCCTCCGCCAGGTCCACGAGATCGTCACCCAGCTCCGCGGCGAGGCGGGGGAGCGCCAGGTCGCCCCGGCCCCGCGGCTGGGATTCACCCACGTGTACGGCGCGCCCGGCATCAGCGCCTGCACCGTCCTCGGCGTCTGA
- a CDS encoding OB-fold domain-containing protein: MTTAPAAPAALEGSRCTVCGNVAFPVATGCQRCGSDDTAVLPLSSRGTVWGWTVQRFAPKSPPYVPPAEGFRPFAVGYVELPEGVKVEAVLDPRGADFATLSGAQVALVATEPVPCFAVVDGGAR, translated from the coding sequence GTGACCACCGCACCAGCCGCACCCGCCGCCCTCGAGGGCAGCCGCTGCACCGTCTGCGGGAACGTCGCCTTCCCGGTCGCCACCGGCTGCCAGCGCTGCGGATCGGACGACACGGCCGTGCTGCCGCTGTCGAGCCGGGGCACGGTCTGGGGGTGGACGGTGCAGCGGTTCGCGCCGAAGTCGCCGCCGTACGTGCCCCCGGCGGAGGGGTTCCGCCCCTTCGCCGTGGGGTACGTCGAGCTGCCCGAGGGGGTCAAGGTCGAAGCGGTCCTCGACCCCCGCGGAGCGGACTTCGCGACGCTCTCGGGGGCGCAGGTCGCCCTCGTCGCGACCGAGCCCGTGCCGTGCTTCGCCGTCGTCGACGGGGGTGCCCGATGA
- a CDS encoding enoyl-CoA hydratase/isomerase family protein: MIDTDHVLLEKDGNVARVWLNRPHKKNAVTVELLHRLDEIIKEVDADPDLHVLVLRGKGGTFCSGFDLDELLENYVGNTMAMEVAVLSAQVCDRLYQMNTPSVAVLEGYVTAGGFELMISCDFAVAADDANIGDFHIRRALFGGAGPIYRLPRMIGLRKTKELMLTGKLLSGTEAVDFDLINASAPAEELDQLVADFIAPIVDKSPFAMRLTKMTINQGLDADVRSLMVMEHLAVGNALQSEDAKEGVQAFLGKREPKWVGR; the protein is encoded by the coding sequence GTGATCGACACCGACCACGTCCTGCTCGAGAAGGACGGCAACGTCGCCCGCGTCTGGCTCAACCGGCCGCACAAGAAGAACGCCGTCACGGTGGAGCTGCTTCACCGCCTCGACGAGATCATCAAGGAGGTCGACGCGGACCCCGACCTCCACGTCCTGGTGCTCCGCGGCAAGGGCGGCACGTTCTGCTCGGGCTTCGACCTCGACGAGCTCCTCGAGAACTACGTCGGCAACACCATGGCCATGGAGGTCGCGGTGCTCTCGGCCCAGGTCTGTGACCGCCTCTACCAGATGAACACGCCCTCCGTGGCCGTGCTCGAGGGCTACGTCACCGCCGGCGGCTTCGAGCTGATGATCTCGTGCGACTTCGCGGTCGCGGCGGACGACGCCAACATCGGCGACTTCCACATCCGCCGCGCGCTCTTCGGCGGCGCCGGCCCGATCTACCGCCTCCCGCGCATGATCGGCCTCCGCAAGACCAAGGAGCTCATGCTCACCGGCAAGCTGCTGTCGGGCACCGAGGCCGTCGACTTCGACCTCATCAACGCGTCGGCCCCCGCCGAGGAGCTCGACCAGCTCGTCGCCGACTTCATCGCGCCGATCGTCGACAAGAGCCCCTTCGCGATGCGTCTCACCAAGATGACGATCAACCAGGGCCTCGACGCCGACGTCCGCTCGCTCATGGTCATGGAGCACCTCGCCGTGGGCAACGCGCTGCAGTCGGAGGACGCCAAGGAGGGCGTGCAGGCCTTCCTCGGCAAGCGCGAGCCCAAGTGGGTCGGTCGCTGA
- a CDS encoding acyl-CoA/acyl-ACP dehydrogenase translates to MSAPDRLPPLWPDSDPAVLAPVPEHEDLRAVARSIVEKHGDLEQLLGAVEVGQVPTEVWRRLTAELDLAAIAVPEDRGGAGFGLRELAVVIEETGAALVPDPVVSSAVLGLQALLLADDPAAVAEVVADALTGSALVTYAWGPAESLRLEGDAVSGRLHRVLDAVGATHLVAPAAGPDGQVLVLVDLAAADVAPLEHVDVTRRLADVALAGAPARVVVGGAGVSAALRRLAVLRRVAVAAEHAGMVSRLLDMTVAHVTTRHQFGRPIGSFQAVKHRLADVLVARERCRSAVRYAAARFDDDVAAGTDLAGAEVAAAVAAAVGTEAVLAAAHEAVQLHGGIGFTWEHPAHRYLRRALGDEAQFGSARDHRAHLAALLAVPGAAPREVS, encoded by the coding sequence GTGAGCGCACCCGACCGTCTGCCCCCGCTCTGGCCCGACTCGGATCCCGCGGTCCTCGCGCCCGTGCCCGAGCACGAGGACCTGCGCGCCGTCGCCCGATCGATCGTCGAGAAGCACGGCGACCTCGAGCAGCTCCTCGGCGCGGTCGAGGTCGGCCAGGTGCCGACCGAGGTGTGGCGACGGCTCACTGCCGAGCTCGACCTCGCCGCGATCGCCGTGCCCGAGGACCGGGGTGGCGCCGGCTTCGGCCTGCGCGAGCTGGCCGTCGTGATCGAGGAGACGGGCGCCGCGCTCGTGCCCGACCCCGTGGTGTCGTCCGCCGTGCTCGGCCTGCAGGCCCTGCTCCTGGCCGACGACCCGGCGGCCGTGGCCGAGGTCGTCGCCGACGCCCTGACGGGGTCTGCCCTCGTCACCTACGCCTGGGGTCCTGCCGAGTCCCTGCGGCTGGAGGGTGACGCGGTCAGCGGTCGTCTGCACCGGGTGCTCGACGCCGTCGGCGCCACGCACCTGGTGGCTCCCGCCGCAGGTCCCGACGGGCAGGTGCTCGTCCTGGTCGACCTCGCCGCCGCGGACGTGGCCCCGCTCGAGCACGTGGACGTGACGCGCCGGCTGGCCGACGTCGCCCTGGCGGGCGCACCTGCCCGGGTCGTCGTGGGTGGAGCAGGAGTGTCCGCCGCGCTGCGGCGCCTCGCGGTCCTGCGTCGGGTCGCGGTGGCGGCGGAGCACGCGGGCATGGTGTCCCGGTTGCTCGACATGACGGTCGCGCACGTGACGACCCGCCACCAGTTCGGCCGGCCCATCGGTTCCTTCCAGGCCGTCAAGCACCGCCTCGCCGACGTGCTCGTCGCCCGGGAGCGCTGCCGCTCCGCGGTGCGGTACGCCGCGGCGCGCTTCGACGACGACGTCGCGGCCGGGACGGACCTGGCCGGTGCCGAGGTGGCGGCGGCCGTCGCCGCCGCCGTCGGGACCGAGGCGGTCCTGGCGGCGGCGCACGAGGCCGTCCAGCTGCACGGTGGCATCGGCTTCACGTGGGAGCACCCGGCGCACCGCTACCTGCGGCGGGCGCTCGGGGACGAGGCCCAGTTCGGCTCGGCACGGGACCACCGCGCACACCTCGCGGCGCTCCTCGCCGTCCCGGGTGCCGCTCCACGCGAAGTTTCCTGA
- a CDS encoding nuclear transport factor 2 family protein, translating into MATPHHLSSYYADVDAGDFDAAQARLHPDLSFAIHLPAGARRGTTSEEMVGYLRDRGPVDRVHRLLRTGVDGDLEFVYGAVVEDGDTTTGHFLGSARVVDGLITRYHVSFDVELALLEVDL; encoded by the coding sequence ATGGCCACACCCCATCACCTCTCGAGCTACTACGCCGACGTCGACGCCGGCGACTTCGACGCCGCCCAGGCCCGTCTCCACCCGGACCTCTCGTTCGCCATCCACCTCCCCGCCGGAGCGAGGCGGGGGACGACGAGCGAGGAGATGGTGGGATACCTCCGCGACCGCGGACCCGTCGACCGCGTCCACCGGCTGCTCCGCACCGGGGTGGACGGCGACCTCGAGTTCGTCTACGGCGCGGTCGTCGAGGACGGCGACACCACGACCGGGCACTTCCTGGGGTCCGCGCGCGTCGTGGACGGGCTCATCACCCGCTACCACGTCTCCTTCGACGTGGAGCTCGCCCTGCTGGAGGTCGACTTATGA
- a CDS encoding NADP-dependent oxidoreductase has product MRTRELRLVRRPSGTLRPTDLEVVEVEVPALADGQVLVATSHHSVDAAVRLRMDPVSPPGYLPAFGVGEGIEGLAVGTVLESRARGFAVGDLVQHARGYREIAVVDAAAGALGGAGALTRLDPDLAPPEVHLGLLGGTGLTAWSGIVPVGRAAEGETVWVSAAAGAVGSVAGQLARARGCRVVGSAGGPDKVAYLLVELGFDAAFDHRAGVVEGLAAAAPEGIDVYFDNVGGGHLVAALDHLRPFGRAALCGAVAGYDGTPVPGIDNLFLATSKNLTLRGFRAGAFAEHADAVRVELAALWRSGRMRLDTATYDGLEQAPQAVVDLLTGRTRGKCMVVTG; this is encoded by the coding sequence GTGAGGACCCGCGAGCTGCGCCTGGTACGCCGCCCCTCCGGCACGCTGCGGCCCACCGACCTCGAGGTGGTCGAGGTCGAGGTGCCGGCCCTCGCGGACGGCCAGGTGCTCGTCGCCACCAGCCACCACTCCGTCGACGCGGCCGTGCGGCTGCGGATGGACCCCGTGAGCCCGCCCGGCTACCTCCCCGCCTTCGGTGTCGGTGAAGGCATCGAGGGTCTGGCGGTCGGCACGGTGCTGGAGTCGCGGGCCCGCGGGTTCGCGGTCGGCGACCTCGTGCAGCACGCCCGGGGCTACCGCGAGATCGCCGTCGTGGACGCGGCTGCGGGTGCGCTGGGCGGCGCGGGCGCGCTGACCCGGCTCGACCCCGACCTGGCGCCCCCGGAGGTCCACCTCGGTCTGCTGGGTGGCACGGGGCTGACGGCGTGGTCGGGCATCGTGCCCGTCGGCCGCGCTGCCGAGGGCGAGACGGTGTGGGTGTCGGCGGCGGCCGGCGCGGTCGGCAGCGTGGCCGGCCAGCTCGCGCGGGCCCGGGGGTGCCGCGTGGTCGGCAGTGCCGGGGGGCCCGACAAGGTGGCGTACCTGCTCGTCGAGCTCGGCTTCGACGCCGCCTTCGACCACCGCGCGGGCGTCGTGGAGGGTCTCGCCGCGGCCGCCCCCGAGGGCATCGACGTCTACTTCGACAACGTCGGCGGCGGGCACCTCGTGGCGGCGCTCGACCACCTGCGGCCCTTCGGCCGGGCGGCGCTCTGCGGCGCCGTCGCGGGGTACGACGGCACGCCGGTCCCCGGGATCGACAACCTGTTCCTCGCGACCAGCAAGAACCTCACGCTCCGCGGCTTCCGCGCCGGCGCGTTCGCCGAGCACGCCGACGCGGTGCGCGTCGAGCTCGCGGCCCTGTGGCGCTCGGGTCGGATGCGGCTCGACACGGCGACGTACGACGGCCTGGAGCAGGCGCCCCAGGCCGTCGTCGACCTGCTCACGGGACGCACCCGCGGCAAGTGCATGGTCGTGACGGGCTAG
- a CDS encoding MaoC family dehydratase, with translation MPAVHIPLPTLADAVGSTLGPGAWLQVDQHRIDTFADATDDHQWIHTDPERAAQGPFGATVAHGYLTLSLVAPLLDALVVVDGAAMGVNYGLDRVRFPAPVTAGSRVRAGAVLAEVQPVGGGVQARFDVTVEVEHGAKPACIATVLCRFYGGEAAA, from the coding sequence ATGCCCGCCGTCCACATCCCGTTGCCCACCCTCGCCGACGCCGTCGGCTCCACGCTGGGCCCCGGAGCGTGGTTGCAGGTCGACCAGCACCGGATCGACACGTTCGCCGACGCCACCGACGACCACCAGTGGATCCACACGGATCCCGAGCGAGCGGCGCAGGGGCCGTTCGGTGCCACCGTCGCCCACGGCTACCTGACGCTGTCCCTCGTGGCGCCCCTGCTCGACGCGCTCGTCGTCGTGGACGGCGCCGCGATGGGTGTCAACTACGGGCTCGACCGGGTGCGCTTCCCGGCGCCCGTCACCGCGGGCAGCCGCGTGCGCGCCGGCGCCGTGCTCGCGGAGGTCCAGCCGGTGGGAGGCGGCGTCCAGGCGCGGTTCGACGTGACCGTGGAGGTCGAGCACGGTGCCAAGCCGGCCTGCATCGCGACGGTCCTGTGCCGCTTCTACGGCGGGGAGGCGGCAGCGTGA